One stretch of Brassica oleracea var. oleracea cultivar TO1000 unplaced genomic scaffold, BOL UnpScaffold00418, whole genome shotgun sequence DNA includes these proteins:
- the LOC106319599 gene encoding uncharacterized protein LOC106319599 isoform X2 produces the protein MLGSLAITGVCIQLGFEDQSDTVTLLCNFFIKMSHCHTYIKLNIKLGGDLMGVDKLLLDSKVVPFFDEGEKAVCLMAATQSHLLVNISHCLSSGRLFISLLYTLMLE, from the exons ATGCTTGGATCCCTAGCTATAACAG GTGTCTGCATTCAGCTTGGCTTTGAGGACCAATCAGACACTGTCACGCTTTTGTGTAATTTCTTCATCAAGATGTCACACTGTCACACATATATCAAACTAAACATTAAACTTGGTGGAGACTTGATGGGTGTAGACAAGCTCCTCCTAGACTCTAAGGTTGTTCCATTCTTCGATGAGGGAGAGAAAGCTGTGTGTTTAATGGCAGCGACTCAGTCTCATTTATTGGTGAACATCTCTCACTGTCTCTCCTCCGGACGGTTGTTTATCAGTCTCCTCTATACCCTAATGCTTG AATAA
- the LOC106319599 gene encoding uncharacterized protein LOC106319599 isoform X1: MLGSLAITGVCIQLGFEDQSDTVTLLCNFFIKMSHCHTYIKLNIKLGGDLMGVDKLLLDSKVVPFFDEGEKAVCLMAATQSHLLVNISHCLSSGRLFISLLYTLMLGIG, encoded by the exons ATGCTTGGATCCCTAGCTATAACAG GTGTCTGCATTCAGCTTGGCTTTGAGGACCAATCAGACACTGTCACGCTTTTGTGTAATTTCTTCATCAAGATGTCACACTGTCACACATATATCAAACTAAACATTAAACTTGGTGGAGACTTGATGGGTGTAGACAAGCTCCTCCTAGACTCTAAGGTTGTTCCATTCTTCGATGAGGGAGAGAAAGCTGTGTGTTTAATGGCAGCGACTCAGTCTCATTTATTGGTGAACATCTCTCACTGTCTCTCCTCCGGACGGTTGTTTATCAGTCTCCTCTATACCCTAATGCTTG GAATTGGCTGA